Proteins encoded together in one Planctomyces sp. SH-PL14 window:
- a CDS encoding glutaredoxin family protein, which translates to MIRASGLGTAFFLGGAAGLLAVEFSGPLGLLTLDRVFGVATPLWCGIFLGMMVLGSRQLWFADHGPVGWSPTFPGQRFRFAVLFTRQDCPLCDEAKELLAHYTDYLPPVTEVDIDLDPALRERLDTWVPVLELDGRARFKGVINEVLLRRLIEGTPPLPE; encoded by the coding sequence ATGATTCGCGCGAGCGGTTTGGGAACGGCGTTTTTCCTGGGCGGAGCGGCCGGGCTGCTGGCGGTCGAGTTCTCCGGGCCGCTTGGCCTGTTGACGCTCGACCGCGTCTTCGGCGTCGCCACGCCGCTGTGGTGCGGGATCTTCCTGGGGATGATGGTCCTGGGGAGCCGGCAGCTGTGGTTCGCGGATCACGGACCGGTCGGCTGGTCGCCGACGTTTCCGGGCCAGCGGTTCCGCTTTGCCGTCCTGTTCACCCGTCAGGACTGCCCGCTCTGCGACGAGGCGAAGGAGCTGCTGGCCCACTACACGGACTACCTGCCGCCGGTGACGGAGGTCGACATCGATCTCGATCCGGCTCTGCGGGAGCGGCTTGATACGTGGGTGCCGGTGCTGGAACTGGACGGGCGGGCCCGCTTCAAGGGGGTGATTAACGAGGTCCTGCTTCGCCGGCTCATTGAGGGGACGCCTCCGCTGCCGGAGTAG
- a CDS encoding sugar phosphate isomerase/epimerase family protein yields the protein MKYGMNLLLWTSAVDDSTAPLLEKIKGWGYDGVELPVFDMTLANYQAVGKRLKELGLGATAVTVCTPTENPISPDAGIRAAGLARLKKAIDMVAAAGATHLCGPIHSALGEFTGKGRTEEEWKWGQEILAKAADHAKANNVTLVVEYLNRFECYFLNCAEDCARFTREVNHPNLKMMYDTFHANIEEKNIGAAVKACADQMVHVHISENDRSTPGEGGINWDASFQALKDVKYDGWMMIEAFGLALPDLAAATRIWRRMFPSEEHLATKGLAFMKARSK from the coding sequence ATGAAGTACGGGATGAATCTGCTCCTGTGGACCTCGGCGGTCGACGACTCGACGGCCCCGCTCCTGGAAAAGATCAAAGGCTGGGGTTACGACGGGGTCGAGCTGCCGGTGTTCGACATGACGCTGGCCAACTACCAGGCGGTCGGCAAGCGGCTCAAGGAACTGGGCCTCGGCGCGACGGCCGTGACGGTCTGCACCCCGACCGAGAACCCGATCTCGCCCGACGCCGGGATCCGGGCGGCGGGCCTCGCGCGGCTCAAGAAGGCGATCGACATGGTCGCCGCGGCCGGCGCGACGCACCTCTGCGGGCCGATCCACTCCGCCCTCGGCGAATTCACCGGGAAGGGGCGGACGGAAGAAGAGTGGAAGTGGGGCCAGGAGATCCTGGCCAAGGCGGCCGACCACGCCAAAGCCAACAACGTGACGCTCGTCGTCGAGTACCTGAACCGGTTCGAGTGCTACTTCCTCAACTGTGCCGAGGACTGTGCCCGGTTCACCCGCGAGGTGAACCACCCGAACCTCAAGATGATGTACGACACGTTCCACGCGAACATCGAGGAAAAGAACATCGGCGCGGCGGTCAAGGCGTGCGCGGACCAGATGGTCCACGTGCACATCTCCGAGAACGACCGCTCCACGCCGGGCGAAGGGGGCATCAACTGGGACGCCAGCTTCCAGGCCCTCAAGGACGTCAAGTACGACGGCTGGATGATGATCGAAGCCTTCGGCCTGGCGCTGCCGGACCTGGCGGCCGCCACCCGGATCTGGCGGCGGATGTTCCCTTCGGAAGAGCATCTCGCGACGAAGGGCCTGGCGTTCATGAAGGCCCGCTCGAAGTGA
- a CDS encoding ACP phosphodiesterase — protein MNYLAHALRYLDRPWFAAGTAVPDWLSVADRQVRVRSRILEPIVESLGSHEEREIAYGILQHLSDDQWFHATPGFALATNRLTAAFRALDPDPDFPASFLGHVVMELLLDVALMERHPGALDRYYEGLREVDGHLVQGVVNRAARTPTERLSRLIPLFIEERFLVDYPDPERLLRRLNQVMRRVKLPDLPQTALPVLREGAVIVEEHFHALLPDDLFTWPTTALRTLQ, from the coding sequence ATGAACTACCTCGCCCACGCCCTCCGTTATCTGGACCGCCCCTGGTTCGCGGCGGGGACCGCCGTTCCGGACTGGCTCTCCGTCGCCGACCGGCAGGTCCGGGTCCGGTCGCGGATCCTGGAGCCGATCGTCGAATCGCTTGGCAGCCACGAGGAGCGGGAGATCGCCTACGGGATCCTCCAGCACCTCAGCGACGACCAGTGGTTCCACGCCACGCCGGGATTCGCCCTGGCGACGAACCGCCTCACCGCCGCGTTCCGGGCGCTCGATCCCGATCCGGACTTCCCCGCCAGCTTCCTGGGGCATGTCGTCATGGAACTGCTCCTCGACGTCGCCCTGATGGAGCGGCACCCGGGGGCCCTCGACCGCTACTACGAGGGGCTGCGGGAAGTCGACGGCCACCTGGTCCAGGGAGTGGTCAACCGGGCCGCCCGGACCCCGACGGAACGGCTCTCCCGTCTGATTCCGCTCTTCATCGAGGAGCGGTTTCTCGTCGATTACCCCGATCCCGAGCGGCTTCTGCGACGCTTGAACCAAGTCATGCGGCGGGTCAAACTGCCGGACCTCCCCCAGACGGCCCTGCCGGTGCTGCGGGAGGGGGCAGTCATCGTCGAGGAGCATTTTCACGCACTCCTGCCGGACGACCTGTTCACCTGGCCTACCACTGCATTGAGGACGCTCCAATGA